The following proteins are encoded in a genomic region of Phycisphaera sp.:
- the asnB gene encoding asparagine synthase (glutamine-hydrolyzing) gives MVDVAFVHRRLSILDHAGGHQPMVHDGERLRADLTYQPGEEPKLAHELCPDKPLVAVVFNGCIYNQHELRTELTQQGAWFETDHSDTEVLVHGWRRWGLLTQDRVDGMYAILAWDRATGQLAAARDLSGEKPLFRTREPRQRIVIYASSASAIDHWTARHDPDIAEPIRFLFAWVPFGFHYLSPTTTSQSFQGVCRLHGNGPSEGADTPGSGRPDDERDRRWNRPVRGGLGYPLTHHLAAQEMLERSVADRLEADVPLGVFLSGGIDSGLLAAIANKQIEDLRTFTLRMPDPAIDESEAAAETARTLGTLHTTLDCEPNPAEDLVRLVHQLGLPLGDSSLLPTYWLCQAAREHVRVALSGDGGDELFGGYRRHQIAPVLKRHRKILRYLPTRLIDQRSPGGKGTYIARLVKAARHNGYDELLAIFQTPDLRRLLGTDAVLNLHQPCSIGGKDPLTRDFAYYLSDDLLRKTDTASMAVALEVRAPFLARELVEAALRTPLGVLMPNGERKGLLKQVARKYLPASIVDRPKQGFAIPIGQWFRDDYGGLRQLLYDHLESADPFPGLASAGVGINMNFVRQMLREHDAAGEKSLNPWHGRDHSQRLYMLLVLSIWAEWLDGLRPAEPSE, from the coding sequence ACGAACTGTGCCCCGACAAGCCCCTGGTGGCTGTGGTCTTCAACGGCTGCATCTATAACCAGCACGAGCTGCGGACGGAGCTGACCCAGCAGGGAGCGTGGTTCGAGACGGACCACTCGGATACGGAGGTGTTGGTGCATGGGTGGCGGAGGTGGGGCCTGCTCACGCAGGATCGCGTCGACGGCATGTACGCAATCCTGGCATGGGATCGCGCTACCGGCCAGTTAGCCGCAGCACGAGATCTGTCGGGTGAAAAACCACTCTTTCGCACGCGCGAACCCCGCCAACGGATCGTGATATATGCGTCTTCCGCCTCGGCGATTGATCACTGGACCGCTCGTCACGATCCGGACATTGCCGAACCGATTCGATTCCTCTTCGCCTGGGTCCCATTTGGCTTCCACTACCTCAGCCCCACAACCACAAGCCAGTCGTTCCAGGGCGTGTGTCGGCTTCACGGAAACGGGCCCTCCGAGGGTGCCGATACGCCCGGATCAGGCCGCCCAGATGATGAACGCGACCGCCGCTGGAACCGCCCTGTGCGCGGGGGTCTCGGCTATCCACTCACGCATCACCTTGCGGCGCAAGAAATGCTCGAGCGATCAGTTGCCGATCGTCTGGAAGCGGATGTCCCGCTCGGCGTGTTCCTTTCCGGGGGCATCGACTCCGGATTGCTAGCCGCGATCGCAAATAAGCAAATCGAGGATTTGCGCACATTCACCCTCAGGATGCCGGACCCAGCGATCGATGAATCCGAGGCGGCCGCTGAGACCGCACGCACCCTTGGCACGCTCCACACCACATTGGACTGCGAACCAAATCCCGCGGAGGATCTCGTACGCCTGGTCCATCAACTCGGCTTACCGCTCGGTGACAGCTCACTCTTGCCTACATACTGGCTGTGCCAAGCGGCGCGCGAGCACGTGCGAGTTGCCTTGAGCGGCGATGGCGGAGATGAACTCTTCGGGGGATATCGACGCCATCAGATTGCGCCAGTGTTGAAGCGACATCGAAAAATCTTACGATACCTGCCAACCCGATTGATTGACCAGCGTTCCCCGGGTGGCAAGGGCACGTATATCGCAAGGCTCGTCAAAGCTGCCCGGCACAACGGCTACGACGAGTTGTTAGCCATCTTCCAGACTCCAGATCTTCGCCGGTTGCTCGGCACTGACGCAGTTCTCAATCTCCACCAGCCGTGCAGCATCGGCGGCAAGGATCCGCTCACACGAGACTTTGCGTACTACCTCTCCGACGACCTCCTCCGCAAGACCGACACCGCCTCCATGGCCGTCGCCCTCGAAGTCCGCGCTCCGTTCCTCGCGCGTGAACTCGTCGAAGCCGCGCTGCGGACGCCGCTCGGCGTGCTCATGCCCAATGGCGAACGCAAGGGCCTGCTCAAACAAGTCGCCCGCAAGTACCTCCCCGCCTCAATCGTCGACCGCCCGAAGCAAGGCTTCGCTATTCCCATCGGCCAGTGGTTCCGCGACGACTACGGCGGACTGCGTCAACTGCTGTACGACCACCTCGAGTCGGCCGACCCGTTCCCGGGGCTGGCGAGTGCGGGCGTCGGCATCAACATGAACTTCGTGCGACAGATGCTTCGCGAACACGACGCCGCGGGCGAGAAGTCACTGAACCCCTGGCACGGGCGCGACCACTCGCAGCGGCTGTACATGCTGCTGGTGCTCAGCATATGGGCAGAATGGCTCGACGGGTTGCGACCCGCCGAGCCATCGGAGTAG